The genomic region TTAGCAATGTATGTGAAAATTTCTGTGTGAGCACTCAAACAACTGCAGATATTATACTTGTTGATTATGGGCTTGGAAATCTCCGGTCAGTGACGCGAGGATTAGAGCGCGCCGGAGCATCAGTGACGCTTTCGACCGATCCAGAGACTCTCGCTGATGCGGATGGCATTGTTCTTCCAGGTGTTGGGGCATTCAGCGAAGGAATGGAAAATGCAGGTCCATTTCGAAACGCACTTGCTGCTGCTGTTGACCGTGGTCAACCGGTTTTTGGCATCTGTCTCGGAATGCAAATGCTTCTGACGAGCAGTGAAGAAGCCGACCACGCTGGCGAAGGAGAAGTGAAAGGGCTTGATTTTATCTCTGGACGGAATCGTCGTTTCGATGGTAATCAGAAGGTTCCTCACATGGGATGGAACGAACTTTCGATTAGCCGCGAACACCCACTTGTTGATGATGTTGATGGGAAATATGCATATTTTGTGCACTCGTACTATGCTGACCCTGATGACTCAAATGCGGTTGTCGCAACAGCTGATTATGCGGGTGAATTTCCTGCAGTTGTTGCTGATGAGTCAGGTTCCGTCTTTGGAACACAGTTTCATCCTGAGAAATCCGGAGAAACAGGATTGCAAATTCTCAAAAACTTCGTTGAATTTTGTCGGACTGCGTGAGTCCGAGAACTTTTCTTACCTCCTCAAGTAGAAATTGCCATGCAAATAGTCACGCTCGGACCAGCAGGGACATATTCACACCGGGCTGCCCGCGCTGTTGATAATAATGTTGGATTCAAAGAATCGGTCTCTGCGATAGTCGCCGCTGTTGATACTGAAGAGTACGAACGTGGTGTCGTTCCGATTGAAAACAGTATCGAAGGGAGCGTTACTGAAACACTCGATTCAATTGCTGACAGTGACGTAGCAGTTACACAGGAGATTGTCACGCCAATTCGACATGCACTCCTTGCACAATCATCAGAGTTTGAATTAATCGCCTCACACTCACAGGCACTCGCGCAGTGTCGATCATATCTCGAAGATACCTATCCTGACGTGCGCGCTGAAGCGGTTGCAAGCACAGCTCGTGGCGTTGAGCGCGCTCGTGAGGACCCGGGTGTCGCTGGAATTGGTCATCCAGATAACGCGGGTGACATATTAACCGTTATTTCAGAGGATATCCAAGATCGGTCATCAAATGCAACACGATTCTTTGTTGTTGCTCCTGAGACTGAGCGTGTGACAGCTGGTGGACGCTCAACAGTTGTCGTCTATCCAAATGCGAACTACCCCGGACTATTATTAGAGCTACTGGAGGCATTTGCTGATCGTGATATTAATCTCTCACGTATTGAGTCCCGACCGAGTGGAAATCGACTGGGCGACTATTTGTTTCATATTGACTTTGAAGCTGGATTGTATGAATCGCGAGCTCAAGAGGCACTAAAGTCGATTGAATCAATCGCAACTGATGGATGGGTCAAGCGACTTGGGTCATATGACCGTCGACATGTTGTTGAATGATATCTTATCTGTGTAGTTCAACTGAATCTCACTAATGGCATGAGATCTCAGCGTCCACAACCCTGATTTCGACTTCATTTTTACGCTCATATGTAGAAATAAATACTTAGGATTTTCTCAGGTCAACGGTCTGTATTGAGTGTGAAGCTGAAGAAGTTCAGATAGCCCTGTAAGTGGTGTTTCGAGAAGCCTCGGAACCTTCGCAACCAGTTGAGAAGGAAGTTGTGGCGGTTCTCACAGCTGTTTGTGTAAGCATCACCTACGACGTAATCGTCGTCGTGATTAATAACGAGATGACCATCAATCTCGTCGTGCTCGTCGATTCCGTCGTAGATGCTGCACTAATCTATGCAGAGAATCGCCAGACCGTCTTCATCGCCGCATTCAATGATGTCCTCGTCTACGTTTTCAAGATCCTCACGAATAAGAAACCGAACTCGTCCGTCGGATAGTGATTTAACAAACTTCTGTGTGAACTGATTCACTAATTCGATGCGAGAGAATTATTCTGACTGATGAACGTCTAATACTGTTGGCTATAGTCACGCGAAGGATTTCGGCACCCCGGGGTGTCGGAAATCTCCACGTAGTTATAGCCAGCAGTATAATTAAGCAGCCAGCTTTTCTGTGAACTACTAGCGGACGAGTGTCACGACTGGCGGTTTGTCTGACTCGAAGGGTTCCCGTCCGTTTTTTAGCCCACGGTCACGCGGCTCATCCTGGTTGAGACCGTTCTCACCAGCCACAACGTAGATCTCGTCAGATTCGCAGACACCAGTGAGATCAAACTCTGGATCATCATCAAGAGCGTCTTAGACTTCATGCAAGAAGTCCAAGACTGTCTAACACGTTCGGTCAAGTTCTTGAACAGTTTTCTCTGTCGTGGACTCTTCCATCTCCCGAATGATGTAGAACATTTCCGGGATAGAAAGCTGATGATCCGGAAAAATTGTCTCGGTAAGATCGTTGAAAATACTATCACAGTGGTGACAGCGATAGCGTTGAACGTCTTTCCGCGTCGTTCCTTTCTTGATTGTGTCCGCACTGCGGCAGTGCGGACACGTCACCCCATCTGGCCATCGATGTTCATGGAGATATTTCAGACAATCTCCCTTGTCAGGCAGAAAGACTTTGTTGACACTTTCTCTGCTGACCATCTTGAGACCAGTTACGAACTCCGTCCAAAAAAAGTACTCATCGCTGTAGATGAGCGTTTCGAATACAGCTAATCAGCATCCGCAGCGACTGGTGTATCACGATTGAGTTTGTCTCGACGGCTTTCATTGAGTGCATCACAGACACCACCTTGTCCAGTCATATTCGTCTGTGCAAGCCTTCCTCGTCGATGGACGAGTTCAAAGTTCTCAACCGAGACCGGTTCGCCCTCAGGTGTGCGAAACAGCGTGTCATTCTCTGAGGTGATATATTCGACTGTTCGCGCCTTTCGGAGATACCGATCAAGCGGACGCGCTGGAACTGTCACTGCAAATGATTCCGATTCAAGATAGACAGCCGCAAATGCATCCTCAGAGCGGCGATCATCACCAGTGTGAATATCGATATCTGCTGGCGTTAATCCACATATCTGTGCCGGTGTGATATCAGCCTCAAGCAGTGATTCGACTGCTTCATACTGGCGTGAGAGACGCGCCTTGTCATCAAGCGTTGCGCGGACAGAGGCAACCTCTCCATCGGCGTCTGGGAATGATGCATCGAATGACCGTCGGGCGTTCACGCCCTCATTGATTTCATCTTGGTGCATATGCTCACGAAGGCGGATGACTGCCCGATTCACACCAGCGATTGATTCAATCTCATCGCGAGCGTCAACCGACATCATCCACGCAAACGCAGGCGAACACCACGCCGTTGGGAGTGTGAATGCAAGCGTGACAACCCCATACTCATCACTAATTTCGATATGATCGACATACCCGAGTTCGACGATTGATTCATCAAGCTCGGGGTCACTAACGCGGTCAAGCCGTGCCCGGACGGTATCACGTGTTGTCATTCGCGTTAGTCATCCGCTGGGGCAGCTGCGTCGTATGTGTCACCAAGACCGAATTCTTGGCTAATAGCGTCGGTACTGAGCTGTTTCTTTCGCTCTTCAATATCGATATCATACAATTCGGCGATATTCTCACCCATGAGCTTCTTTTTCGCCTCAAGATCGAACTCAACGCCGTATTCTTCGACCTGCTCATCGCTGAGTTCGGTTTCCATCACTGCCTCAATGAGCCAGTCAGGATCCCAAATACCGTAATCCGAGCCGAAAGTCAATCGATCCTCACCAAGCCAGAATAGTAATTCAGCCATGATTTCTGAGAACCGCTTTGGACGACCGAGTGCCATCGGAGCTGCAACTGCAATCCCACCATAGACGTTTGGTTCCTGGGTTGCAATCCAACAGAAGTCATCAAGCCGTGGAAGACCAACGTGCTCAACAATGAAATTCAGCTCTGGGAATGATGATGCTGCTTCATCAACATCGCCTACATCGAATGCGTCCTTGTTGAGCGGTCGGATTGTTGGACCCTTGTGTGGGTGGATATTCTTCACACCGAGGTCAGCACATTTCTCTAAGAATTCAAAGGCATCGTCGCTGTCAAGCCGCCATCCCTTAGAGTCACCTTTCCACTCCGCGGTGTAGACCTTTGCACCCATGATATCATACTCTTCTTTTTGTCGCTCAAGTTCTTTGAGCCCTTCTTCGCCATCGCGTGGGTCCCAGCGACCATTGAGCACGAACCGATCAGGATGATCCTGATAGAGTGTCTGTCCGAGATCATCGACAGTATTGAATCCTTCTTTATAGAAATCTCGGAGGTGTGTCGGCTGATAAACACCGACGTCGACATGATTATTGAATAGATCCTCTTTGACATCCTCGGGAGTGAACTTCCGATATTCCTCCATGTCGCGCTGTCGGTCATCAGGCGTGAACCCGGTGTGATAATCATGGAAGCACTGAATGAACTGCTCGCCACCTTTGTGTTTGATATTTTCCTCCGTTGCATCCCACATGTGAACGTGCCCGTCGATGACAAACACATCCTCACCCTTGTATTGGTACATGTACCCATGTCTGAGGATAGCATGCATAAATAATTAACATATTTTTTTATTTGACTCGTATTAGAAAAGAAAAAATATAATAATAGTAATGATAATTCTCAGAGAATATCGGTATACAATATCTCTTCTTATTTATGAGAGTGTGAACCTGTATTTCAGAAAACGTATACTTCTATGTCTGTTTGGCACTCAAATTTACTCACTTACTCACCCTGCAGGTGTCTATCTATCATATTTCGTGTCACCAATTCATACACTCTGATTGATCCTCTCATTTGTGGAGTACACCCCACCAATCAACACTCCCTCTAGACTGACTCATCTATCACGGTATAGAGCCGGCAAAGGATGGGCGGAGGAGTATCGATATTGCTGATGCACATATATACCCATCATTCCGTAACGGCTTTGTCATAGAGTGCAAACGCGAGTATATGGAGTGGCCACATGATCCCGACGGAGAGCAGGGCTCAGAAGGGCGTCGAAAGTATGGGCATGCTGTGATTGCAAAGAAAGTAAACGAAGACGAGGACTTCCCGCTTGATTGCGACGCATTCGTCAGCGAATACGGCGACCACCCAGTTCGTATTGATAATGAGACCGTTATTTCGGTTGCTGACGTGTTCGAACACGTTGAAGAAGCAGAGTTCGCGGACTTTATCGAATTTCATCAAGCACTTGGACGTGCGATGCGCCAGGGTGACCTTTGGTCGTATGAGGGTGCAGAGGAATTTGTTGGGACTGAAAGCGAGGCTTGAGATCGTTTGCTCTTGTAAATATGTCTTTGCCGGTCGTTACTGTGCTGATCTCACGGCTCAGAGTCATCCCGTATAGACGTAATTGATGGATACCGTCGTGTGCGATGAATAATCAAATCGATTGCTCAGCGGAATCCCAACAGAATCACCAAAGACACTTTTACTGTGTATTTCTCAGTGATCGGTTGAATTGTAATTGGTGAATCACCACAGATCGAGTCATGTGTGACATCCGTGAGCACCGACGCTTGCGATTTCGCTCATTTGTAGAAATTAGTACTTAGGACTTTCTCGAACCACCGGCCTGTATTAACTGTGAGGCTGAGGAAGTTCAGATAGCCCTGTAAGTGGTATTTTGAGACACCTCGGAAACCCTGCAAGGGAAACTGTGGTGGTTCTCACAGCTGTTCGTGTGAGCATCTCCGATCATGTAGTGGTCGTCGTGATTGATGACGAGATGATCATCAATCTCGGCGGACTCGTCAATTCCGTCGTAGATACTGTACTGATCTGTGCAGAGGATCGCTGGACCGTCTTCATCGCCGTATTCAACGATATCTTCGTCTACGTCTTCGAGATTCTCACGAACGAGGAACCGAACTCGTCAGCTTCGCAGACACCAGTGAGATCAAACTCTGGATCATCATCAAGAGCGTCTTAGACTTCATGCACGAAGTCCAAGACTATCTTGTGCGTCCGATCAATTTCGTGATAAATATCGTTGGTTGTGTGCTCCTCCATTTTGCTAATGATGTGAAACATTTCAGGGACAGAAAGCTGATGTTCCGCAAAGAGAGTCTCAGTGAGATCGTGACAGATACTATCACAGTCCTTACATTGGTAGCGTTGCGCAACCTTTCTGATTGTCTCCTTCTTGATTGTGTCCGCACTCTCGCAGTGCGAACACGTCACCCCGTTCGACCACCGGTGATCACGCAAGGTACTCCAAACAGGCCTCTTTGTCAGGCAGAAACACCTCGCTGGGGCTCTCTGCTGACCATACTATAGCGGACTGCGGACTCCAGTTATGAGAAAGTATCTATCACTACAGATGAACGTTATATTTAATTTATCTATAATTTCAACAAATAATAAATATTAATTATCGTATGTAATCGTATACAAAGGATAGGATGAAAATCACGTATAATTTTGTGTTTTTTTACATTACCGGGTGCTTCCGATGTCTCGGATGTAAAGCGCGCCGTCGAAACAGGAAATCCTACCCTCAAGAGAACCACGCCAGCAACTGAGTAGGGTGGGGTAGGTCACAGCGTCTTCTGACTTGACATCACAGAAGTCAATCTGCTCCTGCAAAGCCGAGAAGGTCAAAATTATATCCATTACCATTTGCACATGCATGTTCATAAACGACGTGCGCAGTCGCGACATCTTGAATTGCAAGACCGGTTGAATCAAACACTGAAATACCCGTCTTTTGATCTCTCCCTTGATGCTGATTGAGGACTACCTCACCAATTGAAGCGTTGATATCACTCTCATCCAATTGGTTCGCCTGCCACAGAACATTAATTTCGCCTGAGTGGGTCGTCTGTTCGTGATCATCAATAATAATCATCGCGTCAAAGAGAATTTCATCTGCAAGTTCGTGTTTACCTGGTGCGTCTGCTCCCATTGCGTTGATATGTGTGTGGTCACCAACCGCTTCTCGGGGAATGATTGGGTCTTCAACAGGCGTTACAGTCGAAAGAACGTCACACCCAGCCGCATCACTGACTGATCCTGCATGGACGTCAAATTCGGTATCAAACGCCTCGATAAATTCTGCAACACGGGTATCGTCACGATCGGCAACAACAACAGTCTCGATCGGTCGAACCTGCGAAATCGCCTCTAATTGCGTGTATGATTGAACACCCGCGCCCACAATCCCGAGCGAGGATGCATCTGGGATGGCAAGGTAATCGGTAGCAACAGCCGCAGCAGCACCAGTTCGCTGCATCGTCAGTTCTCGTCCATCAAGTATCGCAAGCGGGAATGCAGTCTCAGGATCAGAATATATCATCGTCCCAAGAACTGTCGGGAGGTCAAAATTGTCGCGATTATCTGTATGAACATTTACCCACTTGATTCCAGCTGCATCCCATGTTCCAGCATCAAGATACGCTGGCATTGAGCGGAAATCACCATTATACTGTGGTAACTCAATATAAGACTTCGCTGGCATCTGTGCGTCTCCACGCTGGAAGGCAGCGAACGCGTCCTCAATAGCAGGAACAACCTCAGCCATCGGAGCATTCTGTTTGACATCCGTGGCATTCAATAAGAGCGTCTCACGTTGCATACTGCATAATTCGCCGTTCAGGCGTATATACTGCCTGCTCATCATCGCTTTTGTTTTACTAAACCGACTCAGATCATATTGAGAACTCTCGAATATTTGTTTTATCTGTCTCAATAAAAGTGATATTAAAACATAATCTGAGTGGTTATATCAATGCGTTATCAACGTAAATAACATATTTGTAGCGCAAATACAAATTAGAGGCTCTGAGATAGTAGGTTACCTTACCCGTGGATTACATTGCACCGCCCATACCGCCCATACCACCCATACCGCCCATGCCACCGGCTCCACCTGGACCGCCTTCCTCATCATCACCGCTGGTGCTCAGCTCGTCAGCGGCGATAATATCGTCAATCTTGAGAACAAGATTTGCGGCTTCAGCGGCTGAAGCGATTGCCTGTTCTTTCGAGTGTGCTGGCTCAACAACACCGGCGTCGAATGAGTCTTCAACATCGCTACTGTATACATTGAGACCAGCGTTCGCGTCGCCGTTCTCATGAGCTTTCCGCAGATTGACGAGTGTATCGATTGAATCAAGACCTGCGTTTTCTGCGAGGACTCGGGGAACAAGTTCAAGCGCATCTGCGAATGCTTCAACAGCCAACTGCTCACGACCGCTGACAGAATCAGCGTAGTCGCGAAGGCGACGAGCGACCTCAACTTCGATTGCTCCACCACCAGCAACAACACGACCATCTGAGACAGTTGTTGAGACCACATCAATTGCATCATTGATACCGCGCTCAAGTTCGTCAACAACGTGATCAGTCGATCCACGGAGCAATAGAGTCACACCATGCGTCTCTGAGCCCAATCCTTCTACATAGAATAACTCATCTTCACCATCGCGTCGAACCGATCCATATCCAAGATCACTCTCAGTAACACTGTCAAGATCAGAGACGACGCTAGCTTCAAGAACATTCTTTAAGAAGCCGACATCTGATTTCTTTGCCCGACGGACTGCAAGGATGTCTTCTTTCGCAAGATAATGTTGTGCAAGATCATCAATGCCTTTCTGACAGAAAACAACGTCAGCACCAGCATCTGCGATTTTCTCAACCTTCTCCTTGAGTTGTTTTTCTTCTTGATCAAGGAACTGCTGCAACTGGTCTGGTGACTCAATATTCACCTGCGTATCAACATCCGTCTCTTCAACCTCAATCGGTTCGTTCAACAGCAGGATATTTGCCTCTGCGGCAGCAGTTGGCATATCATCATGAACTGGGTCTTTATCAATTGCCGCCCCGTTGAGCAACTCAGATTCGGCTGCTGCTCGTCCGGTTTGGGTCTCAATATTGAGATTTTCAAGATCAACAACGTAAGATCCATCATTGGCTTCAACAGTGATTGCCTCAACGGTCTTAACGACCAATTCAGCTAAGAGCTCTTTATCGAGTTCAGAGCTCTTTCCTGTCATTGATGTTTCAGCGACCTTCTGAAGAAGCTCTGTCTCGCCAGGTTCGACTGCCTGTGTTATTTCACCAATCTCTGATCGGGCTTCTTCGCTCGCAAGATTAAAGCCACGAATCGCGGCTGTTGGATGAATATCCTGTTCAAGAAGTTCTTCAGCGTTCTTTAGAAGCTCACCAGCAATAGCAACCGCGGTTGTTGTTCCGTCGCCAGCCTCATCTTCCTGCGTCTCGGCGACTTCAACAATCATTTCAGCCGTTGGATTATCAATATCCATTTCCTGCAGGATAGTGACGCCGTCATTCGTGATTGTGACATCACCCATTGAGTCGACGAGCATCTTATCCATTCCCTTTGGTCCGAGTGTTGACTGTACAGCCTCAGATACGGCTCGAGCCGCCTGAATATTGTATTCTTGGGCGTCTTGATCCTTGACGCGCTGTGCGTCCTCGCCCATAATGATCATCGGCTGACCCTGCTGCATTCGTTGACTCATATTCACTCGCTGATTGTTTGCGATTCTATATAAATATTTTGTTGACGTCACACAATGTCGTGTGATGTCTTATCACATAACTCGGTGGAGAGTGGGTTAATCTCTTGATTTCGACGGGGTGGATCAAACAATACACTAGTCTGTTAATTGTTAATTTCCCTGCTGGTGTGCGGTTTTATATGATATTTGGATGAATATACCGCTCGACAACACGTTTTCAAAGAAGATATTTCGCCGTGGTATCACACATCGCACAACAGTTATCAGTAACAAGGGAGTTGATATATTTGCAATGGCGCAAGGTACTGTCGACTTCTTTAACGACACAGGCGGTTACGGATTCATCTCCACCGAGGATGCAGACGAGGACGTTTTCTTCCACATGGAAGATATTGGCGGTCCAGACCTCGAAGAGGGCCAAGATCTCGAGTTTGAAATTGTGCAAGCGGATAAAGGTCCGCGTGCGAAGAACGTCGAGCGCCTGTAACCCGATATCAGAGTCGACACACACGTAGCGGACGGAGGCTGACGGTCCGGCGGGCGGCAGAGTCCACTTCGGTTGCGACAGTTCTCTGAACTACTTTCTTCAATACACATCTACGAATAGCTATGTGGCTGTTTGTCCAGTTATCGAAAGAGAACCGATACAGACGCTGGGTGCCTTCTATTTGCTGTGCAATTATTATTTTTGCTGTATCAATTATTCCACTACAAAACGGGGGTCATACAACGATGGGTATTGGATTCATTCTGCGTGTGGATATTATCTTACACGTAGTTGGATATGCAGTATTAGCATGGGCAATTGTTGGTGCGCGAAAAGTTGGTCTTACAGATTATGATGAGATACTTCTAATACTCATTTTTGTGACTGTATTTGGAGCTGGAATCGAAGGAATCCAAACAATAATCCCGACACGACAATCATCAATCACTGATATGATTGCAAACGCTGTGGGTGCTACAACCATCTTCACACCTTCCGTTTTTGATTGTGTAAGACAACGATATCAATAGGTGGCTGATGACCACAACAAGACTTTATCGACCAACACATCGAGATGCATTCGAATTACTAGGGTCTGCATTCGAGGATGAGCGACTTCTGACAATGTTCGGTCTGTGTGAAGTTCAGTATGAAGGACGAGCGAGCTCAACATTGGGTCCAGGACAGCGTCTTGTCATATACAAACCTGATGGAACTTCGCTCGTTCATACAGGCGAGAATCATGAACCGGTAAACTGGCAGCCACCCGGGTCAACGCACAATGCGAGCGTTCGTGACGGACAACTTCGTATTCGAAGCACGCGGAGCAATCCTACAGAACAACTTGATGTTATGTTTGAGCGCGTTGAGACGATCTCCGCATACGCAGTCACTGATCGAAGTGATCTTAAATTAACTGGAAGCGAAGAGGATCTTCGACAGTGGATCCTCGATCAGCCAGAGGTCATTGAACAAGGCTTTGATCCGATTGCAACTGAACGACAGACAACAGCAGGACCAATTGATATTTTTGGAACGGATAATGCCGGTCACCCTGTCGTTATTGAATTAAAACGGCGTCGAGTAGGACCATCGGCTGCAAGTCAACTTCAGCGATACGTCGAAGCAATCACAGCGGAGTTGTCGGATACCTCTACACGCGGGATACTTGTTGCCCCCTCAATCACCGATCGAACAGCCTCACTACTTGATAAATGGAATTTTGAGTACCGTTCTGTCGATATTGAATAGTATCTGTTCCCTCATTGCTTCGAAGCGTTTTTAGCCCATATAACCATTCGATAATATAAGAATATACAATGTCTGATAAGCCCGCTTCTATGTACCGGAAGCTCTCAAAGCCGTCCTATACGCGGCGTGACTATGTCACTGGGATCCCCGGTTCGAAAATCGCACAGCATAACATGGGAAACCTCCAGACAGGACCGCAAGACTATCCTGTTCAGATTAGCCTTCGGATTGAGGAGGAGTGTCAAATTCGTCATGGCTCACTCGAGTCCGCTCGGCTCTCAGCAAACCGAACAATGCTCAAGCAGGTTGGACAAGATAATTACAAAATGGTTCTCCGAAAGTTCCCGCACCAGATTCTTCGTGAAAACAAACAAGCAACTGGTGCTGGCGCAGACCGGGTCTCAGATGGGATGCGACAAGCTTTCGGAAAGCCTGTTGGGACAGCTGCCCGTATCCAACAGAATGAGCGAGTATTTACTATTTACTGTGAGGTTGACGATGCGTCTGTTGCGAAGGATGGTCTTCGCCGTGCATATAATAAGATGTCACCGCCATGTCGAATCGACGTTGAGAAAGGACAAAAACTGCTGATCTCCTGATCTGACATCATCAGTGACGGTCTTGACATTCTCCTCCGTCTAAAGGCGGGAGGAATCTCACGGCACCGCACCGCACCGCATCGCATCGCTTCGCTTGGTTGGGAGTGTCAGGTTTGGCTCTGGGTTTTGGCTTTGGTTTGGGTTTGCAGACTCCCAATACTAAGCCAGTCCACCGTTTGAATCGGTGTGTGGTCGGTCACTGGGCAATCTCTAGGGAGTATCGAACCCTAAGTACTCATATCCCCAACCGAGGTGAAGTCCCTGTGTTGGTTGTGCCACAGGAGCTTCGATCAGCGTCACCGGACTCGGAGTTACTTGTATCGGTGACGAGAGCCTGATGCTTATTGCTTGATTCCCACGTGGGGCACACCCTGTTTCCAGCGTGGGCGGACACTCACACTTGAACCGCTACCTTTCGCGCACTCGGTTACACTAGGGTTAGAGCTGATATGCCAACACTAGTATATACACCGCTGTCCAAAAGATCTGTTCGGAATCTCCCACTATAACGGCGTGGTATTGCGCCTGCTCAGCGTATGACTACATTATGCATACTCTGACCACGAATACTGATAGATTTCTTCTCTCTAATCTATAACGAATGAGAGAGGGCTGTGAACTACCCCACCCTGCTCGGTCTGACGGCCTCGATGAGGGCGAGGCTTCCTGCTTCTACGACGTTGTCAGACTGCGTCTGACAGCCCACCAGACGGAGTCTGGTGAACGCACTTTGCAGATACAGGTGTATCCACAGGGAGTGCAGTCTCCACAGGCGTTGACGAATCGCGGGGCGATTCGTTCGCACACCAGAACCAGAAATCTCCGATTTCTGGGGACGTTTCTGCGGAGTGTCCCACTCCTAGTTGCTCAACGGGGTGATTCCGTGGGACAACGCACGCTTCTTGTTGCGTTTGAACGCTATCCCTGTCCGTCAGCCTCGCACGGAGCGAGTCGTTCCGAATGGAGCGACGAGCGAATCGAAGCCGACAGGTCGGAATGCCCATCTTACTCTTTTGTCCGGCGTCCGACAATATAACTGCTTACATAGGCTGTGAGCCTGCCGACGCACAGTGTACAACCAGATGATGACGGCGCTGTATCCCCTTCCCTCCCTACTGCGCTCCTTGTCCGCTCGCGCGGACTGCGGTGCTCCTTGAGGGATGGGGCTTAGCGCCTGTATTCAGCTAACATACATACCCTGTTCGTTCATGATATTATCATTCGCTGTATGACAGAGATTAACACTTGAACAAGTATGAGCATGAGTATGAGTATGAGTATGTCATAGCAGAACAGGGCGGAAACCCACAACTTTAGCTGTGGGTGACTAACTCATACTGGAGTGACTCACGCGATGCTCACACTTGCTGTCACGACCGCTTCAACAACCTTCGATCGGATGCAGGAA from Haloquadratum walsbyi C23 harbors:
- the nucS gene encoding endonuclease NucS, with translation MTTTRLYRPTHRDAFELLGSAFEDERLLTMFGLCEVQYEGRASSTLGPGQRLVIYKPDGTSLVHTGENHEPVNWQPPGSTHNASVRDGQLRIRSTRSNPTEQLDVMFERVETISAYAVTDRSDLKLTGSEEDLRQWILDQPEVIEQGFDPIATERQTTAGPIDIFGTDNAGHPVVIELKRRRVGPSAASQLQRYVEAITAELSDTSTRGILVAPSITDRTASLLDKWNFEYRSVDIE
- a CDS encoding 50S ribosomal protein L16; this translates as MSDKPASMYRKLSKPSYTRRDYVTGIPGSKIAQHNMGNLQTGPQDYPVQISLRIEEECQIRHGSLESARLSANRTMLKQVGQDNYKMVLRKFPHQILRENKQATGAGADRVSDGMRQAFGKPVGTAARIQQNERVFTIYCEVDDASVAKDGLRRAYNKMSPPCRIDVEKGQKLLIS
- a CDS encoding VanZ family protein, with the translated sequence MWLFVQLSKENRYRRWVPSICCAIIIFAVSIIPLQNGGHTTMGIGFILRVDIILHVVGYAVLAWAIVGARKVGLTDYDEILLILIFVTVFGAGIEGIQTIIPTRQSSITDMIANAVGATTIFTPSVFDCVRQRYQ